A single window of Zea mays cultivar B73 chromosome 10, Zm-B73-REFERENCE-NAM-5.0, whole genome shotgun sequence DNA harbors:
- the LOC103641199 gene encoding uncharacterized protein has product MGSSLSPSSVAALTTAAHGHRYHLSSSSSSDYYEDDGFEFTPLLPRPRRRHSARTERPRTVAQAAATTAAQPQPPQLRARRGAPSVVAATPAAPPTPRKQQVRWHDMAFGSARVPAAMDMGEIRRRLRARQLALAGGPAGNERPPSSAAGWAPWRLIRSLSCKGLEPVAAAAAPVRLV; this is encoded by the coding sequence atGGGGTCATCTCTCTCCCCGTCATCCGTCGCCGCGCTCACCACCGCAGCCCATGGGCACCGCTACCAcctgtcctcctcctcctcctccgactACTACGAAGACGACGGCTTCGAGTTCACGCCACTCCTACCCAGGCCGCGGCGCCGGCACAGCGCGCGCACGGAGCGTCCAAGAACCGTCGCCCAGGCTGCGGCCACGACGGCGGCCCAGCCGCAGCCTCCCCAGCTGCGCGCGCGCCGCGGAGCGCCAAGCGTCGTGGCCGCGACGCCGGCGGCGCCACCAACACCAAGGAAGCAGCAGGTGCGGTGGCACGACATGGCGTTCGGGTCCGCGCGCGTGCCGGCGGCCATGGACATGGGCGAGATCAGGAGGCGCCTGAGGGCGCGGCAGCTGGCTCTGGCCGGTGGCCCCGCCGGGAACGAGCGGCCGCCATCCTCCGCCGCGGGGTGGGCGCCGTGGAGGCTCATACGGTCGCTCAGCTGCAAGGGCCTCGAGCCCGTGGCGGCTGCCGCGGCGCCGGTGAGGCTGGTGTAG